The following coding sequences lie in one Burkholderia cepacia genomic window:
- a CDS encoding sulfurtransferase, with the protein MTIVNLAAYHFVSLDATEQWRPLVTARCNELDLRGTILLAPEGINLFIAGTREAADAFIAYLRHDPLFEGKFATLQFKESLSDSQPFRRMLVRLKREIITMKKPAIKPELGRAPFVDARTLKTWLDRGHDDTGRPVVMLDTRNAFEVDVGTFDDALDYRIDKFSEFPEVIDANRADLEGKTVVSFCTGGIRCEKAAIHMKEIGIENVYQLEGGILKYFEEVGGAHYHGDCFVFDYRTALNPQLQPTENVTCFACRAVVTPEAQQSPSYVPGKSCPACAQAASAA; encoded by the coding sequence ATGACCATCGTCAACCTCGCCGCCTACCATTTCGTGTCGCTCGACGCGACTGAGCAATGGCGCCCGCTCGTCACCGCCCGCTGCAACGAACTCGACCTGCGCGGCACGATCCTGCTCGCACCGGAAGGCATCAACCTGTTCATCGCCGGCACGCGCGAAGCCGCCGACGCGTTCATCGCGTACCTCCGCCACGACCCGCTGTTCGAAGGCAAGTTCGCGACGCTGCAGTTCAAGGAAAGCCTGTCCGACTCGCAGCCGTTCCGCCGCATGCTCGTGCGCCTGAAGCGCGAGATCATCACGATGAAGAAGCCCGCGATCAAGCCGGAACTCGGTCGCGCGCCGTTCGTCGACGCCCGCACGCTGAAGACGTGGCTCGACCGCGGCCACGACGACACGGGCCGCCCGGTCGTGATGCTCGACACGCGCAACGCGTTCGAAGTCGACGTCGGCACGTTCGACGACGCGCTCGACTACCGGATCGACAAGTTCAGCGAATTCCCGGAAGTGATCGACGCGAACCGCGCCGACCTCGAAGGCAAGACGGTCGTGTCGTTCTGTACGGGCGGCATCCGTTGCGAGAAGGCCGCGATCCACATGAAGGAAATCGGCATCGAGAACGTGTACCAGCTCGAAGGCGGGATCCTGAAATACTTCGAGGAAGTCGGCGGCGCGCACTACCACGGCGACTGCTTCGTGTTCGACTACCGCACCGCGCTGAACCCGCAACTCCAGCCCACCGAGAACGTCACGTGCTTCGCGTGCCGCGCGGTCGTCACGCCGGAAGCGCAACAATCGCCGAGCTACGTGCCCGGCAAGTCGTGCCCCGCCTGCGCGCAGGCAGCCAGCGCCGCGTAA
- a CDS encoding MliC family protein, producing the protein MIRQTFAALALAGTAVSVAHAAQLTVEEIDADSRQQAVYQCANQKQPVRVSYWLAGNGQSFALVPVNGKQMLFVDTVSGSGARYQAGRYTWWTKGKEATLRDEIADQKAPPLLGDCVQVEKKKKKG; encoded by the coding sequence ATGATTCGCCAAACCTTCGCCGCGCTCGCGCTTGCCGGCACTGCCGTTTCCGTCGCGCACGCCGCGCAACTGACCGTCGAAGAGATCGACGCCGATTCGCGCCAGCAGGCCGTCTACCAGTGCGCGAACCAGAAGCAGCCCGTGCGCGTGTCGTACTGGCTCGCGGGCAACGGCCAGAGCTTCGCGCTCGTGCCGGTCAACGGGAAGCAGATGCTGTTCGTCGACACCGTATCGGGGTCGGGCGCGCGCTATCAGGCCGGCCGCTATACGTGGTGGACGAAGGGCAAGGAAGCGACGCTGCGCGACGAGATCGCCGACCAGAAGGCGCCGCCGCTGCTGGGCGACTGCGTGCAGGTCGAGAAGAAAAAGAAGAAGGGCTGA
- the purT gene encoding formate-dependent phosphoribosylglycinamide formyltransferase — protein MQIGQRLGTPLSPSATRVMLLGAGELGKEVIIALQRLGVEVIAVDRYPDAPGHQVAHRAHVIDMTDAAALRAIVEAERPHLIVPEIEAIATDALAAIEAAGLAEVIPTARATQLTMNREGIRRLAAEELGLPTSPYAFADSFEAFSAAVAKIGMPCVVKPVMSSSGKGQSVVKTDADVKAAWDYAMAGGRVNHGRVIVEGFIDFDYEITQLTVRAIDPATLATRTYFCEPVGHVQVAGDYVESWQPQPMSAAALEKSREIAHKVTEALGGRGLFGVELFVRGDDVWFSEVSPRPHDTGLVTLASQRQSEFELHARAILGLPVDPALGTPAASAVIYGGLDERGIAFEGVRDALAVPGADLRLFGKPESFAKRRMGVALATGATVDEARERAKHAAAAVRPVSAR, from the coding sequence ATGCAGATCGGTCAGCGGCTCGGTACGCCGCTCTCACCCTCGGCCACGCGCGTCATGCTGCTCGGCGCCGGCGAGCTCGGCAAGGAAGTCATCATCGCGTTGCAGCGTCTCGGTGTCGAAGTCATCGCGGTCGACCGCTATCCGGACGCGCCGGGTCATCAGGTCGCGCATCGCGCGCACGTGATCGACATGACGGATGCCGCCGCGCTGCGCGCGATCGTCGAGGCCGAGCGTCCGCACCTGATCGTGCCGGAGATCGAGGCGATCGCCACCGACGCGCTCGCGGCGATCGAGGCGGCCGGTCTTGCCGAGGTGATTCCGACCGCGCGTGCGACCCAGCTCACGATGAACCGCGAAGGCATCCGCCGGCTCGCGGCCGAGGAGCTCGGCCTGCCGACGTCGCCGTATGCGTTCGCGGATTCGTTCGAGGCTTTCAGCGCGGCGGTCGCGAAGATCGGCATGCCGTGCGTCGTGAAACCGGTGATGTCGTCGTCGGGCAAGGGGCAGTCGGTCGTGAAGACCGACGCCGACGTGAAGGCCGCGTGGGACTACGCGATGGCGGGCGGACGTGTGAACCACGGCCGCGTGATCGTCGAGGGCTTCATTGATTTCGACTACGAGATCACGCAGCTGACCGTGCGCGCGATCGATCCGGCGACGCTCGCCACGCGCACCTACTTCTGCGAGCCGGTCGGCCATGTGCAGGTCGCGGGCGACTACGTCGAATCGTGGCAGCCGCAGCCGATGAGCGCCGCGGCGCTCGAGAAGTCGCGTGAGATCGCGCACAAGGTCACCGAGGCGCTCGGCGGGCGCGGGTTGTTCGGCGTCGAGCTGTTCGTGCGCGGCGACGACGTGTGGTTCTCGGAAGTGAGCCCGCGGCCGCACGATACGGGCCTCGTCACGCTCGCGTCGCAGCGCCAGTCGGAGTTCGAGCTGCACGCGCGCGCGATTCTCGGGCTGCCGGTCGATCCGGCGCTCGGGACGCCGGCCGCGTCGGCCGTGATCTACGGCGGGCTCGACGAGCGCGGGATCGCGTTCGAAGGCGTGCGCGACGCGCTTGCCGTGCCGGGCGCCGACCTGCGCCTGTTCGGCAAGCCGGAAAGTTTTGCGAAGCGGCGCATGGGCGTCGCGCTGGCGACCGGTGCGACCGTCGACGAAGCCCGTGAACGCGCGAAGCACGCCGCCGCGGCCGTCCGGCCCGTATCGGCCCGCTGA
- the gluQRS gene encoding tRNA glutamyl-Q(34) synthetase GluQRS, giving the protein MNRYRGRFAPSPTGPLHFGSLVGALASWLDARAHGGTWLVRIEDLDGPRTVPGAADDILATLAHFGMTPDEPPVWQSTRDAAYTAALERLVAAALVYPCGCTRKEIADSLRAAHERHTTLAYPGTCRTGLHGKPARAWRLRVPDGGDAIVTFDDRCQHTQSQNLATEVGDFVLKRADGQWAYQLAVVVDDADARITHVVRGADLLDSTARQIHLQHCLGVPTPRYLHVPVVVDANGEKLSKQTGAMALERDDPLPALQAAAAHLGLAPDGALPGATLDAFFAAATAAWARRFGPQAG; this is encoded by the coding sequence ATGAACCGCTATCGCGGCCGCTTCGCGCCGTCGCCGACCGGCCCGCTGCACTTCGGCTCGCTGGTCGGCGCACTCGCGAGCTGGCTCGACGCGCGTGCGCACGGCGGCACGTGGCTCGTGCGCATCGAGGATCTCGACGGCCCGCGCACGGTACCCGGCGCGGCCGACGACATCCTCGCGACGCTCGCGCATTTCGGCATGACGCCCGATGAACCGCCCGTGTGGCAAAGCACGCGCGATGCGGCCTACACGGCCGCGCTCGAGCGGCTCGTCGCGGCGGCGCTCGTCTATCCGTGCGGCTGCACGCGCAAGGAAATCGCCGATTCGCTGCGCGCCGCGCATGAGCGCCACACGACGCTCGCGTATCCGGGCACGTGCCGCACCGGCCTGCACGGCAAGCCCGCGCGCGCTTGGCGGCTGCGCGTGCCCGACGGCGGCGACGCGATCGTCACGTTCGACGACCGCTGTCAGCACACGCAATCGCAGAACCTCGCGACCGAAGTCGGCGATTTCGTGCTGAAGCGCGCGGACGGCCAATGGGCCTATCAGCTCGCGGTCGTCGTCGACGACGCCGATGCACGCATCACGCATGTCGTGCGCGGCGCAGACCTGCTCGATTCGACCGCCCGCCAGATCCATCTGCAACACTGTCTCGGCGTGCCGACGCCACGGTATCTGCACGTGCCGGTCGTCGTCGATGCCAACGGCGAGAAACTCAGCAAGCAGACGGGTGCGATGGCGCTCGAACGCGATGATCCGCTGCCGGCACTGCAGGCCGCCGCCGCGCATCTGGGCCTCGCGCCCGACGGCGCGCTGCCCGGCGCGACGCTGGATGCGTTCTTCGCGGCCGCGACGGCAGCGTGGGCGCGCCGCTTCGGCCCGCAAGCCGGCTGA
- the dnaE gene encoding DNA polymerase III subunit alpha produces MSDPRFVHLRVHSEFSIADGIVRIDDIVKAAAADGQGALALTDLGNAFGLVRFYQEARGKGVKPIAGCDVWIANPDDRDKPSRLLLLVKDKVGYLNLCELLSKAWLTNQYRGRAELDASWLDGELSQGLLALSGAQQGDIGLALAAGNEEAARRHAERWAKVFPGGFYIELQRYGQPGAEAYIQQAATLAASLKLPVVATHPTQFMTDDDFTAHEARVCISEGDILANPRRQKRFTTDQYFRTQDDMAALFADLPSAIANTVEIAKRCNLKLELGKPKLPLFPTPDGMSLDDYLVQLSKEGLETRLAQLYPAEAERDAQRDTYYKRLEFECGTITKMGFPGYFLIVADFINWAKNNGVPVGPGRGSGAGSLVAYALGITDLDPLRYNLLFERFLNPERVSMPDFDIDFCQHGRDRVIQYVKEKYGADAVSQIATFGTMAAKAAVRDIGRVLDVGYMFTDGIAKLIPFKPGKHVTIADAMKEEPQLQERYDHEDEVHQLLDLAQRVEGLTRNVGMHAGGVLIAPGKLTDFCPLYTQGDEGGVVSQYDKDDVEAVGLVKFDFLGLTTLTILDWAERYIRRLDPSKADWSLAQVPLDDPASFQILKKANTVAVFQLESRGMQGMLKDAQPDRFEDIIALVSLYRPGPMDLIPSFCARKHGREKVDYPDPRVEPVLKETYGIMVYQEQVMQMAQIIGGYSLGGADLLRRAMGKKKPEEMAKHREIFAEGAATNGLTREKSDEIFDLMEKFAGYGFNKSHAAAYALLAYHTAWLKAHHPAEFMAANMTLAMDDTDKVKILYDDCVVNNLAVLPPDINQSHYRFEPVAEADGKRSRTIRYGLGAVKGSGQNAIEEILRAREEKAFTDLFDFCERIDRRVVNRRTVEALIRAGAFDSLNANRAQLIASVPLAMEAADQAEANAMQAGLFDMGAESPHAHALVDEPAWDDKRRLQEEKGALGFYLSGHLFDAYRDEVRRFVRQKVGDLKEGRDKLVAGIIASLRTQMTQRGKMLIALLDDGSGQCEITIFNEQFEANKALFKEDELLIVQGQARNDAFTGGIRFTTDTVMDLERARSRYAQAVRLTMNGNADAVALRRVLEPHVSKDDPAAATAVEAPAPRGGGRDGGRRPQAPLPNGLAVQVHYSNARAQGEMRLGDAWRVKPSDVLLAELRAAFDGSVVEITY; encoded by the coding sequence ATGTCAGATCCCCGCTTCGTCCATCTTCGCGTTCACTCCGAATTCTCGATTGCCGACGGCATCGTGCGCATTGACGACATCGTCAAGGCAGCGGCCGCTGACGGTCAGGGCGCGCTCGCGCTCACCGATCTCGGCAACGCATTCGGCCTCGTCCGTTTCTACCAGGAAGCCCGCGGCAAGGGCGTCAAGCCGATCGCCGGCTGCGACGTCTGGATCGCCAATCCCGACGACCGCGACAAGCCGTCGCGGCTGCTGCTGCTCGTCAAGGACAAGGTCGGTTACCTGAATCTCTGCGAGCTGCTGTCGAAGGCATGGCTCACGAACCAGTACCGCGGCCGCGCGGAGCTCGATGCGAGCTGGCTCGACGGCGAGCTCTCGCAGGGGCTGCTCGCGCTGTCGGGCGCGCAGCAGGGCGATATCGGGCTCGCGCTGGCCGCGGGCAACGAGGAAGCCGCGCGCCGTCACGCCGAGCGCTGGGCGAAGGTGTTTCCGGGCGGCTTCTACATCGAGCTGCAGCGTTACGGCCAGCCGGGCGCCGAGGCGTACATCCAGCAGGCCGCGACGCTCGCCGCGTCGCTGAAGCTGCCGGTCGTCGCGACGCACCCGACGCAGTTCATGACCGACGACGATTTCACCGCGCACGAGGCGCGCGTGTGTATCTCGGAAGGCGACATCCTCGCGAATCCGCGGCGCCAGAAGCGTTTCACGACCGACCAGTATTTCCGCACGCAGGACGACATGGCCGCGCTGTTCGCCGACCTGCCGTCGGCGATCGCGAACACGGTCGAGATCGCGAAGCGCTGCAACCTGAAGCTCGAGCTCGGCAAGCCGAAACTGCCGCTGTTCCCGACGCCGGACGGCATGTCGCTCGACGACTACCTGGTCCAGTTGTCGAAGGAAGGGCTCGAGACCCGGCTCGCGCAGCTGTATCCGGCCGAAGCCGAACGCGACGCGCAGCGCGACACGTACTACAAGCGCCTCGAATTCGAGTGCGGGACCATCACGAAGATGGGCTTCCCCGGCTACTTCCTGATCGTCGCGGACTTCATCAACTGGGCGAAGAACAACGGCGTGCCGGTCGGCCCGGGCCGCGGCTCGGGCGCCGGTTCGCTGGTCGCGTACGCCCTCGGCATTACCGATCTCGATCCGCTGCGCTACAACCTGCTGTTCGAGCGCTTCCTGAACCCGGAACGCGTGTCGATGCCCGACTTCGACATCGACTTCTGCCAGCACGGCCGCGATCGCGTGATCCAGTACGTGAAGGAAAAATACGGCGCGGACGCCGTGTCGCAGATCGCCACCTTCGGCACGATGGCCGCGAAGGCCGCCGTGCGCGACATCGGCCGCGTGCTCGACGTCGGTTACATGTTCACCGACGGCATCGCGAAGCTGATTCCGTTCAAGCCGGGCAAGCACGTGACGATCGCCGACGCGATGAAGGAAGAGCCGCAGCTTCAGGAGCGCTACGACCACGAGGACGAAGTGCACCAGCTGCTCGATCTCGCGCAGCGCGTCGAGGGCCTCACGCGTAACGTCGGGATGCACGCGGGCGGCGTGCTGATCGCGCCCGGCAAGCTGACCGATTTCTGCCCGCTGTACACGCAGGGCGACGAAGGCGGTGTCGTCAGCCAGTACGACAAGGACGACGTCGAAGCCGTCGGCCTCGTGAAGTTCGACTTTCTGGGTCTGACCACGCTGACGATCCTCGACTGGGCCGAGCGCTACATTCGCCGCCTCGATCCGTCGAAGGCCGACTGGTCGCTCGCGCAGGTGCCGCTCGACGATCCGGCGTCGTTCCAGATCCTGAAGAAAGCCAACACGGTCGCGGTGTTCCAGCTGGAAAGCCGCGGGATGCAGGGCATGCTGAAGGATGCGCAGCCCGACCGCTTCGAGGACATCATCGCGCTCGTGTCGTTGTACCGTCCGGGCCCGATGGACCTGATCCCGAGCTTCTGCGCACGAAAGCATGGCCGTGAGAAGGTCGACTATCCGGATCCGCGTGTCGAACCCGTCCTGAAAGAGACCTACGGCATCATGGTCTATCAGGAGCAGGTGATGCAGATGGCGCAGATCATCGGCGGCTACTCGCTCGGCGGCGCGGACTTGCTGCGTCGCGCGATGGGCAAGAAGAAGCCCGAGGAGATGGCCAAGCACCGCGAGATCTTCGCCGAGGGCGCGGCGACGAACGGTCTCACGCGCGAGAAGTCCGACGAGATCTTCGACCTGATGGAGAAGTTCGCGGGCTACGGCTTCAACAAGTCGCACGCGGCCGCCTACGCACTGCTCGCGTATCACACCGCGTGGCTGAAGGCGCACCATCCGGCCGAATTCATGGCGGCCAACATGACGCTCGCGATGGACGACACCGACAAGGTGAAGATCCTGTACGACGATTGTGTCGTGAACAACCTCGCCGTGCTGCCGCCCGACATCAACCAGTCGCACTACCGCTTCGAGCCGGTCGCCGAAGCCGACGGCAAGCGCTCGCGCACGATCCGCTACGGCCTCGGCGCGGTGAAGGGCAGCGGCCAGAACGCGATCGAGGAAATCCTGCGCGCCCGCGAGGAAAAGGCGTTCACCGACCTGTTCGACTTCTGCGAACGGATCGACCGGCGCGTCGTCAACCGCCGCACGGTCGAGGCGCTGATCCGCGCCGGCGCGTTCGACTCGCTGAACGCGAACCGTGCGCAGCTGATCGCATCGGTGCCGCTCGCGATGGAAGCGGCCGACCAGGCCGAGGCGAACGCGATGCAGGCCGGCCTGTTCGACATGGGCGCCGAGTCGCCGCACGCGCATGCGCTCGTCGACGAACCCGCATGGGACGACAAGCGCCGCCTGCAGGAAGAAAAGGGCGCGCTCGGTTTCTACCTGTCCGGCCACCTGTTCGACGCCTATCGCGATGAAGTGCGCCGCTTCGTGCGGCAGAAGGTCGGCGACCTGAAGGAAGGGCGCGACAAGCTCGTCGCGGGCATCATCGCGTCGCTGCGCACGCAGATGACCCAGCGCGGCAAGATGCTCATCGCACTGCTCGACGACGGGTCGGGCCAGTGCGAGATCACGATCTTCAACGAGCAGTTCGAGGCCAACAAGGCGCTGTTCAAGGAAGACGAGCTGCTGATCGTGCAGGGGCAGGCGCGCAACGACGCGTTCACGGGCGGCATTCGCTTCACGACCGATACCGTGATGGATCTCGAACGCGCACGCAGTCGTTATGCGCAAGCCGTGCGGCTGACGATGAACGGCAACGCCGACGCCGTCGCGTTGCGCCGTGTGCTCGAGCCGCACGTGTCGAAGGACGATCCGGCGGCCGCGACCGCGGTCGAAGCGCCGGCGCCGCGCGGCGGCGGGCGCGATGGCGGCCGGCGTCCGCAGGCGCCGCTGCCGAACGGGCTCGCGGTCCAGGTCCACTACAGCAATGCGCGGGCGCAAGGGGAAATGCGCCTGGGCGACGCGTGGCGCGTGAAGCCGAGCGATGTGCTGCTCGCGGAACTGCGCGCGGCGTTCGACGGCAGCGTCGTCGAAATCACGTACTGA
- a CDS encoding META domain-containing protein yields the protein MSHLSAAARARTGLFRPLRAPLCALTLATLLAACAMPTHPDSAAAAPDPYNPAAVQLLDDTSWELTSWTNADGTQRAIPHGDNGEPIKLALSTESGIRRASGFSGCNRYMGTYAIKNGLLSFGPLAGTRMACPNSLGGQLEHAYLDALAHVDKTGVQMREPQQLQIVTNAGATLTFTHRSP from the coding sequence ATGTCCCACCTGTCCGCCGCCGCACGCGCACGCACCGGCCTGTTTCGCCCGTTGCGCGCGCCGCTCTGCGCGTTGACGCTTGCCACGCTTCTCGCCGCCTGCGCGATGCCGACCCATCCCGATTCCGCCGCCGCCGCACCCGACCCGTACAACCCGGCCGCCGTCCAGTTGCTCGACGACACGAGCTGGGAACTCACCAGCTGGACGAATGCCGACGGCACGCAGCGCGCGATCCCGCATGGCGACAACGGCGAGCCGATCAAGCTCGCGCTGTCGACCGAATCGGGCATCCGGCGCGCCAGCGGGTTCTCGGGCTGCAATCGCTATATGGGCACCTACGCCATCAAGAACGGCCTGCTGAGCTTCGGGCCGCTTGCCGGCACGCGGATGGCCTGCCCGAATTCGCTGGGCGGCCAGCTCGAGCACGCGTACCTCGACGCGCTCGCGCACGTCGACAAGACCGGCGTGCAGATGCGCGAGCCGCAGCAATTGCAGATCGTGACCAACGCCGGCGCAACGCTCACTTTCACGCACCGGAGCCCCTGA
- a CDS encoding DUF6726 family protein, producing the protein MASRWLRIGKLGAALALVASLAGCGVAAAPCRVASAGLKIVPLVGHLAAAPTDACADVIDP; encoded by the coding sequence ATGGCGTCGAGGTGGTTGCGTATCGGAAAGCTGGGCGCCGCGCTGGCGCTTGTCGCGAGTCTCGCGGGTTGCGGCGTCGCGGCCGCGCCGTGCCGGGTCGCATCGGCCGGGCTCAAGATCGTGCCGCTCGTCGGCCATCTCGCGGCCGCGCCGACCGACGCGTGCGCCGACGTCATCGATCCCTGA
- a CDS encoding DEAD/DEAH box helicase: MSAGPAGLTHDVPAAPFERNATMSDSVAKPVDATFDQFGLAADILKAIVEQGYTTPTPIQAQAIPVVLAGRDVMGAAQTGTGKTASFSLPIIQRLLPQANTSASPARHPVRALILTPTRELADQVAANVHAYAKHTPLRSAVVFGGVDMNPQSAELRRGVEILIATPGRLLDHVQQKTANLGQVQILVLDEADRMLDMGFLPDLQRILNLLPKDRQTLLFSATFSGEIKKLASTYLRNPQTIEVARSNSTNANVTQIVYDVAEGDKQAAVVQLLRDRGLKQVIVFCNSKIGASRLARNLERDGVVASAIHGDKTQLERMQALDAFKRGEIEALVATDVAARGLDIAELPAVINFDLPFSAEDYVHRIGRTGRAGATGDALSLCSPNERKQLADIEKLIKRPLEMQTLKLDKPARQRQDDRGGERGGDRGGDRHGERSGERGGERGGERGGRRERDEHRGASGHRSAGAERGGRPRRHEAPVDDFFLKPYEPSAPAKQADDAQHAQQPEKKGPKRQVAALLGGFGMPRKPSV; this comes from the coding sequence ATGAGCGCAGGCCCGGCTGGCCTGACGCACGATGTCCCCGCCGCGCCTTTTGAGCGAAACGCCACCATGTCCGATTCTGTCGCCAAGCCCGTCGACGCAACCTTCGACCAATTCGGCCTTGCCGCCGATATCCTGAAAGCCATTGTGGAGCAGGGCTATACGACGCCGACGCCGATTCAGGCGCAGGCCATTCCGGTCGTGCTCGCCGGCCGCGACGTCATGGGCGCCGCGCAAACGGGTACCGGCAAGACCGCGAGCTTCTCGCTGCCGATCATCCAGCGCCTGTTGCCCCAGGCCAACACGAGCGCGTCACCGGCGCGCCACCCCGTGCGCGCGCTGATTCTCACGCCGACCCGCGAACTGGCCGACCAGGTCGCCGCGAACGTGCACGCGTATGCGAAGCACACGCCGCTGCGCAGTGCGGTCGTGTTCGGCGGCGTCGACATGAACCCGCAGTCGGCGGAGCTGCGCCGCGGCGTCGAGATCCTGATCGCGACGCCGGGCCGCCTGCTCGACCACGTGCAGCAAAAGACCGCGAACCTCGGCCAGGTGCAGATCCTCGTGCTCGACGAAGCCGACCGGATGCTCGACATGGGCTTCCTGCCCGATCTGCAGCGCATCCTGAACCTGCTGCCGAAGGACCGTCAGACGCTGCTGTTTTCGGCCACGTTCTCGGGCGAAATCAAGAAGCTCGCATCGACCTATCTGCGCAATCCGCAGACGATCGAGGTCGCCCGCAGCAACTCGACGAACGCGAACGTCACACAGATCGTCTACGACGTCGCCGAAGGCGACAAGCAGGCGGCCGTCGTGCAGCTGCTCCGTGATCGCGGCCTGAAGCAGGTGATCGTGTTCTGCAACAGCAAGATCGGCGCGAGCCGCCTGGCGCGCAATCTCGAGCGCGACGGTGTCGTCGCGTCGGCGATTCACGGCGACAAGACGCAGCTCGAGCGGATGCAGGCCCTCGACGCGTTCAAGCGCGGCGAGATCGAGGCGCTGGTCGCGACCGACGTGGCCGCGCGCGGCCTCGACATCGCCGAGCTGCCGGCCGTGATCAACTTCGACCTGCCGTTCAGCGCGGAAGATTACGTGCACCGGATCGGCCGTACCGGCCGCGCGGGGGCGACGGGCGACGCGCTGTCGCTGTGCAGCCCGAACGAGCGCAAGCAGCTTGCCGATATCGAAAAGCTGATCAAGCGTCCGCTCGAAATGCAGACGCTCAAGCTCGACAAGCCGGCACGCCAGCGTCAAGACGACCGTGGCGGCGAGCGCGGTGGTGACCGTGGCGGCGATCGCCACGGCGAACGCAGTGGCGAACGAGGCGGCGAACGAGGCGGCGAACGAGGCGGCCGTCGCGAACGCGACGAGCATCGCGGTGCGTCGGGACACCGGTCGGCCGGTGCCGAGCGTGGTGGTCGTCCCCGTCGCCACGAAGCGCCGGTCGACGATTTCTTCCTGAAGCCGTACGAGCCGTCGGCGCCGGCGAAGCAGGCGGACGACGCACAGCACGCGCAGCAGCCCGAAAAGAAAGGGCCGAAGCGTCAGGTCGCGGCGCTGCTCGGCGGGTTCGGGATGCCGCGCAAGCCGTCGGTGTAA